A genomic region of Bernardetia sp. ABR2-2B contains the following coding sequences:
- a CDS encoding AMP-binding protein — protein sequence MDKIWLKSYPEGIPAEINPDEYPSLLDLFEESIAKYGNQVAYENMGATLTFNELDEKSAAFAAYLQRKGLQKGDRFVIQSPNLIQYPIAIFGVLRAGLVVVNTNPLYTPSEMEHQFTDSGAKGILILANFAANLEKIIKHTSIEHVFITEVADMVGGLKGWAMNMAVKYLKKMVPSYSIPNTISFTDALYEGKKHNYSKPKFDSGDVAFLQYTGGTTGVSKGAMLTHRNILANMQQLVAWINASDIKEGKEIGVTALPLYHIFALTFNCFGLLRYGVRNVLITNPRDMEGFVEELKKHKIGIISGVNTLFNGLLNQPEFKNVDFSDLKVALGGGMAVQEAVNNRWKEVTGKPIAEAYGLTETSPGLIVNPLAGNVRIGWIGLPLPSTEVRILDDAGNDVELGQPGEICGKGPQIMKGYWERPEETANVMIGDYFKTGDIGIMDEEGYFKIVDRKKEMILVSGFNVYPNEIEGVIALNDKVLEVGVIGIPDPKSNEAIMACIVKKDDSLTKEEVRAFCKEHLTGYKVPKHVVFKEELPKSNVGKILRRILKEQELGTEKA from the coding sequence ATGGACAAAATTTGGCTCAAATCATACCCAGAAGGCATTCCAGCAGAAATAAATCCTGATGAATACCCTTCACTCTTAGATTTATTCGAAGAAAGCATCGCAAAATACGGCAATCAAGTTGCTTACGAAAACATGGGAGCAACACTTACTTTTAATGAATTAGATGAAAAAAGTGCAGCTTTTGCAGCTTATCTGCAAAGAAAGGGATTACAGAAAGGCGATCGTTTTGTAATTCAGTCTCCAAACTTGATTCAGTACCCAATTGCTATTTTTGGTGTTTTACGTGCAGGATTGGTTGTAGTAAATACAAATCCTCTTTATACGCCGAGTGAAATGGAACATCAATTCACAGACTCGGGTGCGAAAGGGATTCTTATTTTAGCAAATTTTGCAGCTAACCTTGAAAAAATCATTAAGCATACAAGCATAGAACATGTATTTATTACAGAAGTGGCTGATATGGTAGGAGGTTTGAAAGGCTGGGCAATGAATATGGCTGTCAAATATTTGAAGAAAATGGTACCTTCTTATTCTATCCCAAATACAATTTCTTTTACAGATGCCCTCTATGAAGGAAAAAAACACAATTATAGTAAACCAAAATTTGATTCTGGAGATGTCGCTTTCTTACAATATACAGGAGGAACAACAGGTGTTTCGAAGGGTGCAATGCTTACTCACAGAAATATTTTAGCTAACATGCAGCAGCTTGTTGCTTGGATAAATGCAAGTGATATTAAAGAAGGAAAAGAAATAGGTGTTACGGCACTTCCATTGTATCATATTTTTGCACTGACCTTCAACTGTTTTGGTTTGCTTCGTTATGGAGTGCGTAACGTTTTGATTACAAATCCTAGAGATATGGAAGGTTTTGTAGAAGAACTCAAAAAGCACAAAATAGGTATTATTAGTGGTGTGAATACACTTTTTAATGGTCTTTTGAATCAACCAGAGTTTAAGAATGTAGATTTTTCTGACCTCAAAGTTGCTTTAGGTGGTGGAATGGCAGTGCAAGAAGCTGTAAATAATCGTTGGAAAGAAGTAACAGGAAAACCTATTGCAGAAGCCTATGGACTTACTGAAACTTCTCCAGGACTTATTGTAAATCCTCTAGCTGGAAATGTACGTATTGGTTGGATTGGATTACCTCTACCAAGTACAGAAGTACGTATTTTGGATGATGCAGGAAATGATGTAGAACTCGGACAACCAGGAGAAATCTGTGGAAAAGGACCTCAAATTATGAAAGGTTATTGGGAGCGTCCAGAAGAAACAGCCAATGTAATGATAGGCGATTATTTCAAAACAGGTGATATTGGAATAATGGATGAAGAAGGTTATTTCAAAATTGTTGATAGAAAGAAAGAAATGATTTTGGTTTCAGGCTTCAATGTTTATCCAAATGAAATTGAAGGCGTAATTGCACTCAATGATAAAGTATTAGAAGTAGGAGTAATCGGAATCCCTGACCCTAAATCTAATGAAGCAATTATGGCTTGTATTGTCAAGAAAGATGATAGCCTTACAAAAGAAGAAGTTAGAGCGTTTTGTAAAGAACACTTAACAGGCTATAAAGTGCCAAAACATGTAGTCTTTAAAGAAGAGTTACCAAAATCTAATGTAGGTAAAATTCTTAGACGTATCTTGAAAGAACAAGAACTAGGAACTGAAAAAGCATAG
- a CDS encoding FKBP-type peptidyl-prolyl cis-trans isomerase — translation MNKLTSKSFIFIISIVFLFLSNSCTTKKDNQNCPEGAICNDELKTTETGLKYIHHIHYPKNRKPEYNEIMTMHYLLLADNGDTITDTYKLNEPVGQPLLKPAYQGAIEEGFRMLNVGDSATFYVTLDSIKNNKLPIEKKTREQMKEIRYVIKLYNTQSKAAFDMDEEVRLKKRTQEQIAIQDKKMVEYMKKELVFEGAKKHPLGLYYRFKEKGTGMPAQIGDSVSFTYQTWTIPFQQVLDKSKKGETVGFVVGERQVLPAWQIAFTQIANEGSKFSLFSPSRFAFGNKEHQGIPPFTMMRFEMEVVDIVRKDEMK, via the coding sequence ATGAATAAATTAACTTCCAAGTCATTTATATTTATTATTTCAATTGTATTTTTATTTCTATCAAATTCTTGTACAACTAAAAAAGACAATCAAAATTGTCCAGAAGGAGCTATTTGTAATGATGAGTTAAAAACTACAGAAACAGGACTAAAATATATTCATCATATTCATTATCCCAAAAATAGAAAACCTGAATATAACGAAATAATGACAATGCACTACCTATTATTAGCAGATAATGGAGATACCATCACAGATACATATAAACTCAACGAACCTGTCGGACAACCTTTATTAAAACCTGCTTATCAAGGAGCAATAGAAGAAGGTTTCAGAATGCTAAATGTAGGAGATAGTGCCACTTTTTATGTTACTTTAGATTCTATCAAAAACAATAAATTGCCTATCGAAAAGAAAACAAGAGAGCAAATGAAGGAAATTAGGTATGTCATAAAGCTCTATAATACACAAAGTAAGGCTGCTTTTGATATGGATGAAGAGGTAAGACTTAAAAAGCGTACGCAAGAACAAATAGCCATTCAAGACAAAAAAATGGTAGAGTATATGAAAAAAGAATTAGTCTTTGAAGGAGCAAAAAAACATCCCTTAGGACTCTATTATAGATTTAAAGAAAAGGGTACAGGAATGCCAGCACAAATAGGAGACAGCGTTTCTTTTACTTATCAGACTTGGACGATTCCTTTTCAACAAGTATTAGATAAATCTAAAAAAGGCGAAACAGTAGGTTTTGTAGTAGGGGAAAGACAAGTGCTTCCTGCTTGGCAAATCGCTTTTACACAGATTGCTAATGAAGGTTCTAAATTTAGTCTTTTTTCTCCTTCTCGTTTTGCTTTCGGAAATAAAGAACATCAAGGAATACCTCCATTTACAATGATGCGCTTCGAAATGGAAGTAGTAGATATTGTAAGAAAAGATGAAATGAAATAA
- a CDS encoding prohibitin family protein, with product MNYFKFNSQLVLSFLFLAIFSFSLSSCGIVRPGEVGVKQRLGKIKGGVRQPGMYFHNPFFTKIVKVPTRTINMYASLNSLPTKEGLNISCDLSVLFHIQEAYAIKIVQTVGVRNGEDVIRSVLRSSVADVTAQFFAKDLYTSERHEIELAIAKKMMERLGDRGFVIESVLLKSINLPPNLSRTIEEKLQAEQRAQTMQFVLERERQEAERMKIEAEAIRDAQKIINESLNEITLKYLSIEAFKELSKSNNSKVIITNGKTPFLIDEDGK from the coding sequence ATGAACTACTTCAAATTTAACTCACAGCTTGTTTTATCTTTTTTATTTCTAGCTATTTTTTCATTTTCTCTTTCTTCTTGTGGCATCGTCAGACCAGGCGAAGTAGGCGTAAAACAACGTTTGGGAAAAATAAAAGGAGGTGTAAGACAACCTGGAATGTATTTTCATAATCCTTTTTTTACCAAGATTGTCAAAGTACCGACACGCACAATCAATATGTACGCTTCCCTCAACTCACTACCTACAAAAGAAGGATTGAATATCAGCTGTGATTTGTCTGTTCTTTTTCATATTCAAGAAGCTTATGCTATAAAAATCGTCCAAACAGTTGGCGTTAGAAATGGAGAAGATGTTATCCGAAGTGTTTTGCGCTCTTCGGTAGCAGATGTAACAGCTCAATTTTTTGCAAAAGATTTATATACTTCCGAACGCCACGAAATAGAACTTGCCATTGCTAAAAAAATGATGGAGCGTTTGGGAGATAGAGGTTTTGTGATTGAATCTGTACTTTTGAAAAGCATTAACCTTCCTCCCAATCTTTCAAGAACAATAGAAGAAAAGCTACAAGCCGAACAAAGAGCGCAAACAATGCAATTTGTATTAGAACGTGAAAGACAAGAAGCTGAAAGAATGAAAATTGAGGCTGAGGCTATCCGTGATGCTCAAAAAATTATTAATGAATCACTCAACGAAATTACACTAAAATATTTGAGTATAGAAGCCTTTAAAGAGCTTTCAAAATCGAATAATTCAAAAGTAATTATCACAAATGGAAAAACTCCGTTCTTGATAGATGAAGACGGAAAATAA
- a CDS encoding DUF6688 family protein, whose protein sequence is MEIIIIPLVVCCLLSALLVTIEFLVYLFINRRFFNKILIKIIDVLVIVGLPVLYFLLMEKSTNDCCSESATFSPDHRLTIYVLLAVSILACVYSIFKTKILSPVLEVFTNAILLMGFVLNIFVAFQVKQIALLGNLPISIVFVFQLIKSQTQFLEYNFIQKFEIEKLSNPIERLAWKILNLEPILKYPIFLVLALPIFILIISFLLLFGQKPDSVIRAFTDTYKHGFSELDYMCDNVNCGGHFLCSVAAGGHSDIVRPVRYGERGGSKIICNRQLLVANAFEELIEENFPKLHNIIRRNYNKVGNVVHKHYGIFNNKFVADSVYFLMKPLEWIFIFTLYTFDSKPENRIAKQYLNRKDREELGNGK, encoded by the coding sequence ATGGAAATTATAATAATACCACTAGTAGTTTGCTGCCTTTTATCTGCCTTACTTGTTACTATTGAGTTTTTGGTTTATCTTTTCATAAATAGGAGGTTTTTTAATAAAATCTTAATCAAAATTATTGATGTCTTGGTAATCGTAGGGCTTCCAGTTTTGTATTTTCTACTTATGGAGAAAAGCACAAATGATTGTTGTAGTGAAAGTGCTACCTTTTCTCCTGACCACCGACTTACTATTTATGTTTTGTTGGCTGTTTCTATTTTGGCTTGTGTGTATTCTATTTTCAAAACCAAGATACTAAGTCCTGTTTTGGAGGTCTTTACTAATGCTATTCTATTGATGGGTTTTGTATTAAATATCTTTGTGGCATTTCAAGTAAAACAAATAGCTCTATTAGGCAACCTTCCAATTAGTATTGTATTTGTTTTTCAGCTCATAAAAAGCCAAACCCAGTTTTTAGAATATAATTTCATTCAAAAATTTGAGATAGAAAAACTTAGTAATCCAATAGAGCGACTAGCGTGGAAAATTCTAAATCTTGAACCAATTTTGAAATATCCTATCTTCTTAGTTTTGGCTCTACCTATTTTTATTCTTATCATTTCATTTCTTTTATTATTCGGACAAAAACCAGATTCGGTCATTCGTGCATTTACAGATACCTACAAACACGGTTTTTCAGAACTAGATTATATGTGTGATAACGTAAATTGTGGAGGTCATTTTCTGTGTTCGGTGGCTGCTGGTGGTCATTCTGATATTGTAAGACCTGTTAGGTATGGAGAAAGAGGAGGAAGTAAGATTATTTGTAATCGTCAGCTTTTGGTAGCCAATGCATTTGAAGAGTTAATAGAAGAGAATTTCCCAAAACTACATAACATCATAAGACGAAATTATAATAAAGTGGGAAATGTTGTTCATAAACATTACGGCATTTTTAATAATAAATTTGTAGCTGATTCTGTTTATTTTTTGATGAAGCCTTTAGAATGGATTTTTATTTTTACGCTTTATACTTTTGATTCAAAACCAGAAAACAGAATTGCAAAACAATATTTGAATAGAAAAGATAGAGAGGAATTAGGGAATGGAAAGTAA
- a CDS encoding RNA-binding protein, whose amino-acid sequence MNLYVSNLPYSISEEELEALFSELGVVTSTKIITDRETRRSRGFGFVEMESEEDGEAAIEELNGAELHEREIQVKKAIPRENRGGGNFGGGRSRSY is encoded by the coding sequence ATGAATCTTTACGTATCAAACTTGCCTTATTCTATCTCAGAAGAAGAATTAGAGGCATTGTTCTCAGAGCTTGGTGTTGTTACATCAACAAAAATTATCACAGACCGTGAAACACGTCGTTCAAGAGGTTTTGGTTTCGTTGAAATGGAATCAGAAGAAGATGGCGAAGCAGCTATCGAAGAATTGAACGGTGCTGAACTTCACGAACGTGAAATCCAAGTAAAAAAAGCCATTCCTAGAGAAAATAGAGGTGGTGGAAACTTTGGTGGTGGTCGTTCACGCAGCTACTAA
- a CDS encoding OmpA family protein, translating into MKNRIPFILLSIFLLLGLNSLVSAQVDSNKVLINTTVVDFKQKVRPGETVMFVNTKTDEVFSKISDKEGKCFFVLIKGSEYLIKYKNFGKDVEYQKVQIPDVARLKELKVLVKFQPATAYTLDNVLFETGKASLKNTSFKAIDELASAMTAKKTMEIEIAGHTDNVGDKDANLKLSQERAEAVRDYLIKKGIDAKRITAKGYGDTKPVADNSTNAGKQQNRRTEVKIIKE; encoded by the coding sequence ATGAAAAATAGAATACCATTTATATTACTTTCAATTTTCCTTTTATTAGGGTTGAATAGTTTAGTTTCTGCACAGGTAGATTCTAATAAAGTGCTTATAAATACTACTGTCGTAGATTTCAAACAAAAAGTAAGACCAGGAGAAACAGTAATGTTTGTTAATACCAAAACTGATGAAGTTTTTTCCAAAATTAGTGATAAAGAAGGAAAATGTTTTTTTGTTTTGATAAAAGGTAGCGAATATCTTATCAAATATAAGAACTTTGGAAAAGATGTAGAATATCAAAAAGTTCAGATTCCTGATGTAGCACGTCTGAAAGAACTAAAAGTATTAGTGAAATTTCAACCAGCCACTGCTTATACGCTTGATAATGTGCTTTTCGAAACAGGAAAAGCAAGTCTAAAAAACACTTCTTTTAAGGCAATCGATGAACTGGCATCAGCTATGACAGCCAAAAAAACAATGGAAATAGAGATTGCTGGTCATACGGATAATGTAGGAGATAAAGATGCAAATCTTAAACTTTCTCAAGAGAGAGCAGAAGCAGTACGTGATTATCTAATAAAAAAAGGGATTGACGCAAAGCGAATTACTGCAAAAGGTTATGGAGATACCAAACCTGTTGCTGATAATAGTACGAATGCAGGAAAGCAACAAAATCGTCGTACAGAAGTTAAGATTATCAAAGAATAA
- a CDS encoding phosphoribosyltransferase family protein has product MQPEQKPNKETGQILTAEQTKQKIRRLAFEIYEENFEEKMLILAGIEGMGMILTKELAEELQQISPLEIKQICVRLDKLQPTQSEVILDCEPSVFENQSIVLIDDVLNTGRTLAYSLRPFLKVRIKALHTAVLIDRGHHSFPIAADFAGLRLSTTLQERIEVILYEDNDNVKKCGVYLH; this is encoded by the coding sequence TTGCAACCTGAACAAAAACCAAATAAAGAAACAGGACAGATACTGACAGCAGAACAAACGAAGCAAAAAATACGTAGATTAGCCTTTGAAATTTATGAAGAAAATTTTGAAGAAAAGATGCTTATTTTGGCAGGAATTGAGGGAATGGGAATGATTCTGACCAAAGAGCTTGCCGAAGAATTACAACAAATTTCGCCCTTAGAAATAAAACAGATTTGTGTCCGTCTGGATAAGTTACAACCTACCCAAAGTGAGGTAATTTTAGACTGTGAACCGTCTGTTTTCGAAAATCAATCTATAGTTTTAATAGACGATGTTTTGAATACAGGCAGAACATTAGCGTATAGTCTTCGTCCGTTTTTGAAAGTAAGGATTAAAGCACTTCATACAGCCGTTTTGATAGATAGAGGGCATCATTCTTTTCCTATTGCAGCTGATTTTGCAGGACTTCGATTATCAACTACTTTACAAGAACGTATCGAAGTAATTTTGTATGAAGATAATGATAATGTAAAAAAATGTGGTGTTTATTTGCATTAG